The following proteins come from a genomic window of Miscanthus floridulus cultivar M001 chromosome 2, ASM1932011v1, whole genome shotgun sequence:
- the LOC136519094 gene encoding growth-regulating factor 6-like, giving the protein MDLMGGVAMDAGGGGASELGLLGGGSSSRLLKHGRGNAAAGGEDHGWGGGGGRAKQARTTASVVAGDVVEAAKAAAPFLLGSCSPGHGGEQMLSFSSAAAAASSCASTAAAVAADGGAMPLYYGTPASCSGLSSVSLSTSMQGAMARVRGPFTPSQWMELEHQALIYNYLAANSPIPHSLLIPIRRSLASSPYPPSYFSTSTLGWGSFQLGYSGNADLEPGRCRRTDGKKWRCSRDAVAEQKYCERHMNRGRHRSRKHVEGQPGHAAKAMSAVMAAAATQPAALAGAGATAAGLTVNQHQQPAKSYATGATHPRSLQYNRELVNKQNESENMQDSDNLSMLTSMTTGNTGSVFPFSKQNNPFEVTSSRPEFGLVSSDSLMSSPHSSLENVNLLSSQSLNEHQSSASLQHFVDWPRTPAQGGLSWPEAEDMQAQRSQLSISAPMASSELSSASTSPIHEKLMLSPLKLSREYSPTGLSIAANRDEVSQLEATWATMFRDSSMGGPLGEVLTKNGSVEAKNCLSAPLNLLTDYWDSSHGMESSPVGVLQKTAFGSVSSSTGSSPRIESHGAYDGISNLRDDLGSIVVSHPSIRLV; this is encoded by the exons ATGGACCTCATGGGCGGGGTTGCGATggacgcgggcggcggcggcgcctcggagctcggcctgctcggcggcGGATCTAGCAGCAGGCTGCTCAAGCACGGGCGGGGCAATGCGGCGGCGGGGGGAGAGGACCACggctggggcggcggcggcggcagggccaAGCAGGCCAGGACTACAGCGTCCGTCGTCGCCGGGGACGTGGTGGAGGCGGCCAAGGCGGCGGCGCCGTTCCTGCTGGGTTCGTGCAGTCCCGGCCACGGCGGGGAGCAGATGCTCAGCTtctcgtccgccgccgccgccgcgtcctcgtGCGCCTCCACCGCCGCGGCTGTGGCGGCTGATGGTGGGGCGATGCCGCTGTACTACGGAACCCCGGCCTCTTGCTCAG GATTGAGCTCGGTGAGCTTGAGCACCAGCATGCAGGGGGCAATGGCCAGGGTGAGGGGCCCCTTCACGCCGTCCCAGTGGATGGAGCTGGAGCACCAGGCCCTGATCTACAACTACCTGGCTGCGAACAGCCCCATACCTCACAGCCTCCTCATCCCCATCAGGAGGAGCCTCGCATCGTCTCCCTACCCGCCTTCCTACTTCAGCACGAGCACAT TGGGGTGGGGCTCTTTCCAGCTGGGCTACTCCGGCAATGCGGATCTGGAGCCCGGGCGGTGCCGCCGGACGGACGGCAAGAAATGGCGGTGCTCCAGGGACGCGGTCGCCGAGCAGAAGTACTGCGAGCGACACATGAACCGGGGACGCCATCGTTCAAGAAAGCATGTGGAAGGCCAGCCTGGCCATGCCGCGAAAGCCATGTCCGCGGTGATGGCGGCTGCTGCTACCCAGCCTGCTGCTCTGGCCGGCGCCGGAGCTACTGCTGCTGGCCTCACTGTCAATCAGCACCAGCAGCCGGCGAAGAGCTATGCCACGGGTGCGACTCATCCTCGCTCTCTGCAATATAACAG GGAACTGGTGAACAAACAGAATGAGAGTGAAAACATGCAGGACTCTGACAATCTCTCGATGCTGACTTCCATGACTACAGGAAACACAGGCAGCGTGTTTCCATTCTCCAAACAAAATAATCCTTTTGAAGTGACCAGCTCAAGGCCAGAGTTTGGCCTTGTTTCATCAGATTCACTGATGAGCTCTCCACATAGTTCCTTGGAGAATGTGAATCTGCTCAGCTCACAAAGTCTGAATGAACACCAGAGTTCAGCCTCCCTGCAGCACTTTGTGGACTGGCCCAGGACACCTGCCCAGGGAGGTCTTTCATGGCCCGAGGCAGAAGACATGCAAGCTCAGAGATCACAGCTCTCAATATCTGCTCCAATGGCATCGTCTGAGCTATCATCGGCCTCCACATCTCCCATCCATGAGAAGCTGATGCTATCACCTCTTAAGCTGAGCCGCGAGTATAGTCCAACTGGTCTCAGCATTGCAGCGAACAGAGATGAGGTTAGCCAGTTAGAAGCAACCTGGGCGACGATGTTCCGCGATTCTTCGATGGGCGGTCCGTTGGGGGAGGTTTTGACCAAGAACGGTAGCGTGGAAGCAAAAAATTGCCTGTCGGCGCCTCTGAACCTTCTAACCGACTACTGGGATTCAAGCCACGGGATGGAGTCATCCCCTGTGGGAGTTCTACAGAAGACCGCCTTCGGATCAGTCTCCAGCAGCACAGGGAGCAGCCCTAGGATTGAGAGCCACGGCGCCTACGATGGTATCAGCAACCTGCGGGATGATCTCGGCTCAATTGTAGTAAGCCATCCGAGCATCCGCCTTGTGTGA